In a single window of the Phaeobacter sp. G2 genome:
- a CDS encoding MBL fold metallo-hydrolase: MNTIEVLSGIGDKGPACMRLCVEGKTWLLDCGFGPEANAHFDPAWLVGADAVFITHDHIDHIGGAAYAVEAGLPIYATAQTAQALPPAAEVRLLPEQGAVLIDGIRLTTGRNGHALGGIWMHFDIGAGLFYSGDWSEESNWFAFDPPPAAATAILDCSYQLDPVAQRERFAALDQLIDQLPGQILLPVPPSGRAGEMALHLVQRFGVEAVILDPECRAALTAALARGGLSPRAQEIAPLLQRGDLEQARFLICDTPNADGGAAWGYVRAWRESGRLGGDAHVIFTGHMTAHARGICAVPGGYFQRWNVHPPLGDQIKMLRRLGAKRFAPAFCISPEDYLVEEGLGAEVFMHESIPL, translated from the coding sequence ATGAACACGATTGAAGTATTGTCGGGCATTGGCGACAAAGGCCCAGCCTGTATGCGCCTCTGTGTTGAGGGTAAAACCTGGTTGTTGGACTGCGGGTTCGGACCAGAGGCCAACGCACATTTTGACCCGGCCTGGCTGGTCGGGGCAGATGCGGTGTTTATCACCCATGACCATATCGACCACATAGGTGGTGCCGCCTATGCGGTTGAGGCAGGACTGCCGATCTATGCCACGGCGCAGACGGCGCAGGCGCTGCCCCCGGCGGCAGAGGTGCGGCTCTTGCCGGAACAGGGCGCGGTGCTGATTGATGGCATTCGCCTGACCACCGGCCGCAATGGGCATGCACTGGGCGGCATCTGGATGCATTTTGATATTGGCGCGGGGCTGTTTTACTCCGGCGATTGGTCCGAGGAATCCAACTGGTTTGCCTTTGATCCGCCGCCCGCCGCAGCGACGGCCATTCTGGATTGCTCTTACCAGCTGGATCCGGTTGCGCAGCGCGAACGCTTTGCCGCTTTGGATCAGTTGATCGACCAGCTGCCAGGGCAGATCCTGCTGCCGGTGCCGCCCTCGGGACGGGCCGGGGAAATGGCACTGCATCTGGTGCAGCGTTTTGGGGTGGAGGCGGTGATCCTTGACCCGGAATGCCGGGCAGCGCTGACGGCAGCGCTGGCGCGCGGCGGTCTAAGCCCGCGGGCGCAGGAGATTGCACCGCTGCTGCAGCGCGGCGATCTGGAGCAGGCACGGTTTTTGATCTGCGACACCCCCAATGCGGATGGGGGCGCGGCTTGGGGCTATGTGCGGGCCTGGCGAGAAAGTGGACGACTGGGGGGCGATGCCCATGTGATTTTCACTGGCCATATGACCGCCCATGCCCGTGGCATCTGCGCGGTGCCCGGCGGCTATTTCCAACGCTGGAATGTGCACCCTCCGCTGGGGGATCAGATCAAGATGCTGCGCCGCCTTGGGGCAAAACGGTTTGCCCCTGCCTTTTGTATCAGCCCCGAGGACTATCTGGTGGAAGAGGGTCTGGGCGCCGAGGTCTTTATGCATGAGAGTATCCCGCTATGA
- a CDS encoding histidine phosphatase family protein, which translates to MSAASPSWPKLPSQSICLIRHGQTTANRDSIIAGRLDVALTDLGRQQARALRGHPWRGAIALFSSPLERAQQTCQLGFPDQEFHCHPGLRERDWGQFEGAPLAELPPRAGRPEGGEDWSEMIIRVAEAITACCAQAQDRLPVLVCHSGVIRATRLLAGQHNTGARAPNAHPISFVWVNDSHKEVAHAL; encoded by the coding sequence ATGAGCGCGGCCTCCCCATCCTGGCCAAAGCTGCCGTCGCAGAGCATTTGCCTGATCCGCCATGGGCAGACCACCGCAAACCGCGACAGCATTATCGCCGGGCGGTTGGATGTTGCGCTCACGGATTTGGGCCGCCAGCAGGCGCGGGCTTTGCGCGGGCATCCATGGAGGGGGGCCATTGCGCTGTTTTCCAGCCCCTTGGAGCGCGCGCAACAGACCTGCCAGCTGGGGTTTCCAGATCAGGAATTCCACTGCCACCCCGGCCTGCGAGAAAGAGACTGGGGTCAGTTTGAAGGCGCGCCGCTGGCAGAGCTGCCACCGCGCGCGGGGCGGCCGGAAGGCGGCGAAGACTGGTCAGAGATGATCATCCGGGTGGCCGAGGCCATAACCGCGTGCTGTGCGCAGGCGCAAGATCGCCTGCCGGTTCTGGTCTGTCATTCCGGGGTGATCCGCGCCACCCGCCTGTTGGCGGGACAACACAACACCGGTGCTCGCGCGCCAAACGCCCATCCGATTTCGTTTGTCTGGGTGAATGATAGCCATAAGGAGGTTGCACATGCGCTCTGA
- a CDS encoding ABC transporter ATP-binding protein, with amino-acid sequence MADIKLDAVEKQFAGIPALHAISATIQDGEFVALLGPSGCGKSTLLRLLAGFEAPTSGALSIGAQEMANAATGHAVPPEARNIGFVFQSYALWPHMSVRRNVSFALEVRGLSKSEQSRQTEAALQATGLVAFADRMPADLSGGQRQRVALARCLVSDPQAVLLDEPLANLDVALRASMQEVFLDFHHRTGATMVYVTHDQAEAMAMADRIAVMHEGRIVQFDTPEALYSRPCNRFVAGFVGDGTVLPISDFTPGRGKGQGAARLLGTQISVQTSTDRPNQLCLRPEDITITETGDLRAAVIRSTYLGGRYRLMLRTPEGAELMAESRVRYPEGSQLGLSIGSPWAFCED; translated from the coding sequence ATGGCAGACATAAAACTGGACGCTGTTGAAAAGCAATTTGCAGGCATCCCCGCCTTGCATGCCATCAGCGCCACCATCCAAGACGGTGAATTTGTCGCCCTTCTGGGCCCATCGGGGTGTGGCAAGTCAACCTTGCTGCGGCTGCTGGCGGGGTTTGAGGCCCCCACCTCTGGCGCCCTGTCCATCGGTGCACAGGAAATGGCAAATGCGGCGACGGGTCATGCGGTGCCACCCGAGGCGCGCAATATCGGCTTTGTCTTCCAGTCCTATGCGCTCTGGCCGCATATGTCCGTGCGCCGCAATGTCTCCTTTGCGCTGGAGGTTCGCGGCCTGTCAAAATCCGAGCAAAGCCGCCAAACCGAAGCCGCCTTGCAGGCCACCGGGCTGGTGGCTTTTGCCGACCGTATGCCTGCGGATCTGTCCGGGGGGCAGCGGCAGCGGGTTGCCCTGGCGCGCTGTCTGGTGTCGGACCCGCAGGCGGTTTTGCTGGATGAACCCCTGGCCAATCTGGATGTGGCGCTGCGCGCCTCGATGCAGGAGGTGTTTTTGGATTTCCACCACCGTACCGGCGCCACCATGGTCTATGTGACCCATGATCAGGCCGAGGCCATGGCGATGGCCGACCGGATCGCGGTGATGCATGAGGGGCGCATCGTACAGTTCGACACCCCCGAGGCGCTGTACAGTCGGCCCTGCAATCGCTTTGTCGCGGGTTTTGTTGGCGACGGCACAGTGCTGCCGATCAGCGATTTTACCCCGGGCAGGGGCAAGGGGCAGGGCGCGGCGCGGCTTTTGGGCACGCAGATCTCGGTGCAGACCAGCACGGACCGGCCCAACCAGCTCTGCCTGCGCCCCGAAGATATCACCATAACCGAAACCGGTGATCTGCGGGCGGCAGTGATCCGCAGTACCTATCTGGGCGGGCGCTATCGGCTCATGCTTCGAACCCCTGAGGGGGCCGAGCTGATGGCCGAAAGCCGGGTGCGCTACCCTGAGGGCAGCCAGCTGGGGCTCAGCATTGGATCTCCCTGGGCGTTTTGCGAGGACTAG